The DNA window CCAGACAAAAGAGGTTTTGTTGACTGTGGTCATCTTTGACAAAAACTTTGCTCAAAATTCCCGTTTCAGGATATTCAATGAGATTTTTAAGCGTATTGTGATAGCTGGTGTCAGCATTAGTAATCGTTGCAGCCATGATTAATTACTCCTTAATTGCCGAAAAAGCAATGTAACCGAGTTGGTCACAATATTGATTAAAGGTGTTTCTCATTTGGAAAACACGCTCTCTGATTTCCGCTTGCGTGAGTACATTCCAAGCAATTTTCAGCGCCGGAAATAATCCTTCATCTTCAATCACTCGTTTGGGGTTGAGTAAGCCCATTTCTCCAGTTTTGGCTTGTTGGACGGTTAATCCAGCTTCTGCGCAGGCTTGTTCCCATTCCGTTTCCGATAAAGGCTGAGCATTCACCCGAATCACTTGCGAAAGAGCGCGATCAATTTCTTCTCGATTTCCACCGGCAATCATTTCATGAGAGAGGAAAATTCCTCCTGGTTTCAGCACCTTCTCAATCCCTGCTAAAATCTTTGCCTTCCCACTGGCTGACTGCATGGTCAAAATGGCTTCAGCAAAGACATAATCAAAGGTTTCAGTGATTTCTGCAAGGTTAAAGATATTGCCCTCACGAACTTCCACTTGTCCTTCTAATCCCGCTTGACGAATGTTTTCTTGCGCGATGCGGACACTTTCAGGATTGCGTTCAATCCCAACGACTCGTACGCCGTAACGTTGCGCTAGCCAAATGGCACTTTTACCAAAACTTGCGGCTAATTCCAAGACGGTTTCTCCAGGTTGAAAATCAGCCCACTCTAGCAGTTGACTCGTGGCTTCTAGCCCACCAGGGCGCAAGACGGTTTTGCCAGCTTTGGCAAGCACTTCATGTCCAGGGGCAGTTTTGAAATTGATTTTTGATGCTGTGGTACTCATGATTTGATTCCTCATCGAGAGGGAGAGATTAGTTGCTAATCCCTGTCTGGGAAATTGCTATAGTTTTAAGATGACAAAAATTTTCAGCTATTTCTCTGAGGTAGCTCAGTTTCGCCTTTATGTTGGCAACGATTGAACAACTGCAACAGCTTTGGATTCTCCGCACTCTCTCTGAAGAAAACTTATCGCAACTCCAAGCTCACGCTGAAATTCGGACGTTTCAGAAAGAAGAGATGGTTATGATTGAGGAGGATCAGTTGCCAGCTTGTTTATTTGCCTTAGTCGAGGGGACGTTACAAATTCAAAAAACGGCAACAACGGGAAAAGAAACGGTTGTGAGGATGATTCACGCGGGAGAAATGTTCGCAGCCCCCGCCATGTTTGGCAATCAACTTGCACCCGCTACTGTGGTGTGTCAAGAAAAATGCGTAGTGGTAATGATCGATAAAAACGCCATTATTGATGCGATTCAGGAAACCCCAGAAATCGCATTGCAAATTCTCGCCACCTTTAATCAGCGGTTACAGCATTTACATGAAACGGTACATGGTTTAATTTCCGAACGCGCAACGGTGCGGTTAGCCCGTTTAATTCTCTATCAAGCGCAAGAATATGGCACAAGACAGGAAAAGGAAGGCGAGGTTTTAAATGTAAAACTTCCTTATTATCAAATGGCGCGAATGGTCGGGATTACTTATGAAGAATGTACCCGTTTATTGAAGAAGATGGAAACCGCTGTCAGTTATCGCCGTGGGGGAAGGATTTTGATTCATGATTGGGAGTTAATGGTTGCTTTTACCCATCCAGAAGAAGAGTGAAGAGATAATAAATTCAACTGTCATGATAGCGAAAAATAAGCAAGAAGCATAGAGAATCGTTTTTTACATCTGATTGCTATACTTAATTGACTATAGCATTACTTAAAAACAATAATTTTTTATTTTAACCGAGAAAATCTTTGCTCTTTTCTGCTAAAGAAGATAAAATAACTTGGTACATCATTATCACTTTGTAATCATTTTAAGAAGTAATGTCTCGTAATAAGAAATATTATTTTGCGCGCCTTCACGTAGACTATAACAAAAATTATTATGGAAATGATAAGGAAAATTTTATTTATAGGACATTAACTGAGCCTTCTAATATAGAGAGTAGCTTTACCCATCACTTAGTTAAAACATATTGGACTTTTAGTAATATTGGCACTCTAGAATGGGAAAATGGTAGCAAAGTATATATGATTACACTCTTTCTAGAAGAAGTAGATGCATCAACTCAAAGAACTTATCTATTTATTATTTTTGCTTTCTTGTTTTCTTGGGGACTGCTTGCTTCTTTATCAATTGGTTTAACTACACTAAGATATGCTTTGACTAGAGCTAAATATGTTGAAATTAGTAATGGATCTAAATCTAATGAAGAGCATCCTTACATATCTGATAACAATTGAAATTAATAATTTTTTATTTGAATTAACTTTAAACTCTCTCACTTTAAGATTCATACGATAAATTTAGTTAACAGTGAAGTCGTATCCTTTTAATACTTAAGGATTGCTCTTAAGAAGTAGGAGTTGAATAATTGATTCTGTTACTTTCGAGAAAATTTAAGCTCATATCCAACATCAAAATCCATATTACCAAACTTAGCGTAGCGCGATGCCCGAAGGGCGGTAGCTTTGCTTTTGCTACATCGTGCTCCATTATTTATTCACGTCTCTCACTTGATCAAAGCTACAGTAAGATATTCAAGAGAGAGTGGGAGAAAGTTAACCCCTGAATTAGAGCAAATCATTCAACAGCAAGTGGATAGTGGGTGCTATAAATCTGTTGCTGAGATCATTTATACAGGAGTCAAGCTGCTGGATCAGGTTGAAAAGATATATCAAGGGCGATATGAGGAACTCCGCCAAGAAGTGTTACAAGGGATTGAAGCCTCTAATCGCGGTGAAGTGATTGACAGTCAAGTTGTTTTTCCGAATCTTCAAGCAAAGTTAAATGAGCAAAAAGCATGAGTTGGATTTGTAGATTTACCCCAGCGCTTTTTGAACTTCTTTTGTGGTTCGAGTTCAGCATTACTGCTAATGAGCGTCAAATCAACGTCAGTCAGATGATACAGGGATTGACATCAATCAAAAATGGAGTCATTTGCTGTCAGATTTAAGTAGGATTTTGGAAAATGTTATGGTATATTGATTTTTACAGCTTTTTTATCTTTGCTTCAGGAAAGTTAACTGAGTGCTGCGGACAATGCGTTCATTGCTGTCATATATCTTAATGTCTTGTTCGTAGAATTGCGGAAGTGACGACTAAAACTAAGGAGGGGATCAAAAAAATAATCGGGATCAAATTCATGGCTGATGGTTGAAATGCCTACCGTTATCGGATATTTTAGGATTGCACTTCTTCTAACAATCAAGAAGAAGTAATTTAATTTGGCAATTTGTATTAGGATTAACAGCGACTGGGGATCAGCTAGTGTTAATTTAGAAATGTAACGTTTAGTAAAAATCCTTATCTATTCAGTCATGGCTCAAATCCTTGATCCCGTTCCTAACACCCCCTCCGCTCCGATCCTTTGTTGCTATTTTAATGCCACCAGCTCTATCCAAGTGGTAAGAATTACAAATCTTGAAAACTGGTATTTTGAGCGGGTCGTATTTCCCGGACAACGTCTAGTCTTTGAAGCACTACCAGAAGGCCTTCTCGAAATTCATACTGGAATGATGGCAAGTGCCATTCTCTCAGACCAGATCCCCTGTTCTCGTCTAGTTGTGAAAGAGTCGGAGGATGAAGCGGCAGTTGTAGAAGAAAAAAAGGAAAGTGAAATTCCAGCAGCAGCATAGGCGTTATCAAGTTTGATTTTAAGAAGTAAAAGTTTATATTGAAAGCATTAGGGATTGTCTTCTGGGCAATCCTCATTAGTTTGTTGAAAAGAACAAAGCTTCTAACTCACACTTGACGAATCCTTTTACGCTGTCAATATGGGATTGATGTTTTAACTTTTCGTGTGTTCTCCGTTTAATTCACATCAGACGCTATCAATTAAAAACTCTAATCACTAAAAAGAAAGCTATTGAGAACCAACTAAAGAAATATAAGGCTCAATGGCTAAGTATTTTTGGGCAACCGTTTGCAGCTGGTCACTGCTGAGTGCCGCTACACTCGCTTGGAAAATATCATCAAATTCAATGCCTTGGTTGAGCGTCTCATACCAGCCAAACAATTGCGCTAACTGTCCATTACTTTGCTTAGCCAGTGCATATTGCCCCAACAATTTGTTTTTACTGGCTTGTAATTCTTCTGCCGTCAGATTGACCTCGCATAACCGTTGCACCTCTTGGCGTAACCCTTGTAATGCGACTTCCACATTCTGCGGTGCGGTTCCGATGTAGGTGACAAAATGAGAAGGTTCGAGGCGGGTGGGATAAAAAGCAGAGACATCATAAGCCAGTCCTTGTTTTTCCCGTAGTTCAACAAAGAGGCGGGAGGATAAACCATTACCAAGATAAGTATTGATTAATTTCAGCGTCGGGTAATCAGCCTCTTGAATGGAAGGAGTGAGATAACCCAACATAATGATTGTTTGCTGCGTGTTTTGATTGAGAGATTTCTCAGAGGGTTGGGCAATCAGTTGGGGAAGAGAGGGTTTCGGTAGGGGGGTCGTCGGGCGTTGCCAGTCTCCGAAGACTCGTGTTACTTCTGTCACCGCTTGTTCAAGCGTAATGCGACCCGCAAGACTAATCACTAACTGATCAGGGCGAAAATAAGTTTGATGATAGTGTTCGAGATCGGTACGGGTTAAGCGGGCAACCGTTTCTTCCGTTCCTAAGACAGATACCCCATAGGGATGCTGGGGATACATTTGCGCCCGCAGTTGATTAAATGCCAGATTAAAGGGCTGTTCTTTTTGGGCGAGGATATTTTGTTGGGTCAGGGCTTGTTCCAATTCAATTTCTGCTTCGGGTAGACTGGGCGCACGGATCATGTCTCCTAGCAATTGCAGAATCTCAGGAAAATCTGGAGATACGGTTTTCAGACTGAGGGCAAAGTAGTCATTGGTACTTTCCGCATTTAAACCCGCCCCAACCGATTCAACTTGTTCGGCGATCGCTGTGGCGTTGAGATCAGCAGTTCCCTTGGTAATTACCGTTGAGAGTAAATGAGAAACCCCGGCTTGGGCAAGCGGTTCGACTCGCGTTCCAGCATTTTTAAAGTAAAGTCTCCCAGCAATGATATCTGCAGTGGGGTTTTCAATAACAATTAGGGTAATGCCATTGTCAAGAGTGGTCCGTTGCACACTTTGACGCGAAGAGTTGGGTTTTAAAGTTTGCATCTACTGAATTTTTCGTCCGGTTAACAGTTGTCGTACTTCCAACATAGCGGAGTAGGTGGGCAGAATGTGGAGGGTATGGTGAGGAGGCGTTTCTTTGAGGGCAGTATCAATGGCTTGCTTGAGGTTCTCTTTAATAATCAGCCTGAGATCGGATTGGTGCAGAAGTTTTTTGCTGTACTGAATCCGTAGTGCCATATCATAAACGCGATCGCCGCTGATAACAATGGTACCGCCTTGGGCCACTAACTTTTCCGTATCCACATCCCAAATCCATGATACATCGGTGCCATCGGGAGCGCGATCATTCAAGACGATTAAGACGGTTTCGGCTTGACCTTGAGCTTTAATTTCATTGACCGTCCTAATCGTCTCATTCATGCCCACTGGATTTTTTGATAATAAAATGCGGATGGGTGTTCCTTTAACGGTTAGTTCTTCTGCTCGTCCAAAGGCAGCACGAAAATTTTGAATCGTTTCTTTGATCAAGGCAGGAGAAATGTCGAGGGTTTGCGCCGTTAAGACCGCTGCCAACGTATTATATTTGTTATAGACTCCAACTAAAATTTGTCCCCATTCTTGACTGTTAATATCCAGTTTTGCTTTCGTAAAGTCGCAACTGGAACAGTGGTAATCTCCTAAATGAGACAGATAAACTCCTTCGTAATGGAGAGATGCCCCACACACCGGACAATAAATAGAGTCCACCGCATGAGGAATTTCTTCGAGATAGAGTTGCGGTTGATTAAGACCGAAGAATAAGACGGTTTGCGGTAGGCTTTGTCCTAAATGACACAGGGTTGGATCATCAGCATTCAAGATCACAACCGTTGATTGAGGAAGAGGCGCGATCGCGTGCTGCCATTTCTCGCTAATAATATCGACTTCTCCATAGCGATCGAGCTGGTCACGAAATAAGTTTAAGCCGAGGATAATTTGGGGCTGGCATTCGTTTAGCAATAGCGGGAAAATATTTTCATCCACTTCTAAGATGGCATAATCGGCATTCAATTTTCCCAATAAGTTCGTATCGGCTAAGAGGGCGGTAATTAAACCATTGATTAAGTTAGCACCTGTGGCATTGTGGGTTACTTTTGCCCCATTTACTTCTAAAATACTCCGTAACAGGAGAGAAGTGGTGGTTTTGCCATTGGTCCCGACAATTAAAATAATCCCTTCTCGAACTTGTTCACATAACAGGGGTAAGAGTCTAGGATGAAGACGCCGGGAAATTTCTCCAGGGAGAACACTTCCTGCACCTAAACGTAATTTTTGGACCAGGGCAGTCACAATTTTTGTAATTGCAACCGCCAAGCCTAAACGAGCGCGATCAAGCAGTTTCATCTTGGTTGAAAAATCCCATTATTTTGCCTACTTATGATAGGACAATTTTTCTCGCTGTCCGTTACAGGTTCTTTTTTTTGTCAGAGATTACGCCTTCCGTTTAGGAAGGCGCCTGCTCTAACCGTTGGTCATATCAGCACGAGTCTTTCCTAATCTTCATCAAACTGACGTTTCAAAATTGTAGAGGGCATCTCCCTCTTGAAAGGATAAAGAATTATTGGTAAGGGGAACAATCCAGTTTTCTTGCAGTAACCGTTGTCCAAGGCGAATCGCATCAGCCCGACTAATTTGTAGATTATATTCTAACCAGTTAATGGCGTCGCGAGCGGAAAAACAATCTCGGAATGTCCGAAAACCCCGACGCTTGGTTTTAGTAACCAGATTAGAAGAGGAGCGCATTTGGGTAACCAGTTGTTTAAGGTCAATACTAGAAATAAAATCGGAAAAATATTCACTGTTTTCAGACGCGAGACGAGTTACTTCTGAATTTTCATACCAAAGGGTTAGTCGATCTTGATCTTCCACAATCAAGATATAAACTTGTTCTTGATATTCTGTAAATCGTTGCCGACTATATTCAATTGCTCGTGTTTTCTGAGTAATGGGGAAAGTTTCTCCCCGAACAAACACTTTACCGTAATATGCAATACCGGGAATTACTTCTACTTCACCATTTTGAACTTTTCGCGCGACCTGACAATACCGAACTTGGTTTGCACTAAGCAATAACATTTTTCCAACAATTGAAACTTGCTAATAAATCGGAAAAGCAGAGTAATAGCACCGGCTCAACCCAGAAACTGATTAACACTTATTGATTATCTATGGTTCTTGTGCAGGAATCAAGAGTAGCGCCGTAAGACCAGTGAAATTCCTGCCGAAAAAATACCACCTACTCAAATACAAGTAGGTGGTTGCAATGCCAAATGCAAAAGTTAGTAAAGACTTATTTAAATCCCACTGCAGCTTGCCAAACAAAGGCGAGTAGGAGAAAAAACACAGGAATGAGCGGCAGAACATCCACTAAGGGATCAAAAATTGAATAGGCTTCCGGTAATTTGGCAAATAATAAAGCGGCTTGCATATTTTAAGGATTCCTTACCAACGCAGTTACTTAAGATATCGCTATGTATCTTAACATGATTAATCCCATTGCAGACAGGGTGAGGGGGAGTTCTGGTCACTGATCATTCAACCAATCTGCAAATTCAGTGGCAAAGCGATCTTCTAAAATCGCGGTGCGAATCGTCTGAGTAAACCGGATTAATTCTGTAACGTTATGTAAAGAAAGTAAGAGATACCCTAACATTTCGCGCGATCGGACCAGATGGCTCAAATAGGCGCGAGAAAAACTCTGGCAGCAGTAACAGGGGCAATCGGCATCGAGGGGGGTAAAGTCTTCACGAAAGCGGGCATTTTTTAAGTTCCAGCGGTCGCCTTTAACTAACGCAGTACCATGTCGCCCGAGACGTGTGGGAATAACACAGTCAAATAAATCAACCCCGTGCGCGATCGCGTTGACCATTTCCCGATACGTGCCCACCCCCATTAAATAACGGGGTTTATCCCAAGGTAATAAAGGCGTGGCTACGGCAACAATCTCATGAATCAAATCTGCTGGTTCTCCGACACTAACGCCGCCAATGGCATAACCGGGTAAATCAAACTCTACTAACCGCTTTGCGGCTTGTGTTCGCAAATCCCGATAGATTCCCCCTTGCACAATGCCAAATAGGGCTTGTTCCTGGGGACGAGCATGAGCTTCAATACACCGTTCTAACCAGCGTTCGGTACGTTCAGTTGCCAATTGCACTGCCTCATAATCCGCCGGATAAGGGGGACATTCATCAAATGCCATGATGACATCAGCACCGAGGGCATTTTGCACTGCGATTGCCCGTTCCGGGGTAAAGTCAATATATCGCCCATCCCGAGGCGAACGAAAGGTGACGCCAGTTTCGTTAATTTTCCGTAAATCGCTGAGACTAAAAACCTGAAAACCGCCTGAATCGGTTAAAATCGGTTGCTTCCAACCCATAAAGGAATGCAAACCGCCGGCTCGCTCAATAATGGCTTCTCCAGGCTGTAAATGCAAATGATAAGTATTGGCCAGAATCATTTGGGCTGCCGCTGTTTCAAGCTGGGCTGGCGTTAATCCCTTAACCGTTGCCACTGTGCCCACTGGCATAAAACGAGGCGTTTCGACCTGACCGTGAGGGGTTTCAAAAATTCCTGCTCGTGCTTGGGTTTGAGGACAAGTATGTTCACACCGAAACTTAAAAGAAATATTCGTCATCCTCCTCATCCAGCCGTACATCATGACGGGCTGAGAGTACATCGGTCACCATCGCTTCTAAGGTAGCCGCATCTAAGTTGGCATTCGCCTCATGATAATTCAGCGGATTACTGACTGGAACTAAGCGTAAGGTCCGTTGCTCTTGCACTAAATCAAAGTAGGTTTCATTTGCGGTTGTTTCTAACTTGAGATAGTCGAAGCTAGATAGGTTTAAATAAATGGTTTGATTCGCAATTAATGTGGCTTGCAACGGTGTATCAAATACCTCAACAATATATCCTTCTCCCTCTCCGCTACAATTACCATCGAGGTAATGATAATAGCGCACATGACCTAAATCGTTCAGTAAACGATACATATCTTCTTTATTGACAATTAAGCCATCATCAATGATACAGGGAGCAAGGATTTGTGGAGAAGGTTTATTATTACTCATGGGTCGATGGAAATTGCTAGATTAACTGGAAAATTCAAGTTGGCCATTCCCCGGAATTTGATCCTGTAACCTGTGGCTAACCATGGGTCAGAGATTACGCCTTTCTAAACGGAAGGCGCCTGCTCTAACCGTTGCTCAAGGGAAAAAAAGGTGAACACTTCCCAACGCTCTAAGGTTGGGGATCAAATTGAAAAAATTAGGGATCAAGTTCAGCACTCGTTATTTAACTTTACTCAGGTTTAGATCAAATTCAGTTTATTTTAGCTACGACACAATCTTAGCCCAACTTTTTCTTTCTGTTCACCTTAACGATGAAAAAATTTATGAGTTTTATGGATGAGCTTGCCAAATCTTGGTGGGGGGCAGTGGTTTTTTATACGGTGTTTCCTTTGCCGAGATCTTGGTCGCTTGAACTGGGGCAGATTGCCCGTTTTGCACCTCTGATCGGCATTATCATCGGTGGACTTTTAGGCATTGAGGACTGGGGTTTAAGCCTGTTAAACGTGCCGATTTTAACGCGTTCTCTGCTGGTAATCGCCAGTGGAATTGCCTTAACAGGTGGGTTACATCTTGATGGCGTGATTGATGCAGCTGATGGTCTGGCGGTGCTGGATCCCCAACGGCGATTAGAGGTGATGAAAGAGAGTACAACTGGCGCCTTTGGCGTCATCGCAGCGATTGTTGTTGTGCTTTTAAAGGTGGGAGCCCTTAGCGAAATTACTGAATATCGCTGGTTAATGTTGATGTTAACGACCGGTTGGGGACGGTGGGCGCAAGTTAGCGCGATCGCGCTGTATCCTTATTTAAGAGCTGAAGGAAAAGGCAGTTTTCACAAAGCATCATTTCAGTTTCCACAAGATATTTTATTGGGTTGGATTATTTTAGTTTTGATTGCAATTGGGGGCTGTTTTTTGCTGAATTTAGGCGCGATCGTGTTCCTTTTTTTAGGTGCCGGAACCGCCATTCCCTTAATGGTCAGTGGCTGGTTTAACTATCGGCTGGGCGGGCATACTGGCGATAGTTACGGTGCAGTAGTGGAGTGGAGTGAAGCGTTTTATTTATGTGTTTTAACGGTTATTTAAATCGCTCTACCAAATCTACCAAAGCTATTGTGTATGCTTCCGAACTTAACCTGGCAACGTATGGCAAACCAATGATTCATACGCCTGGAGGAACTGGTAAAGCAGAAAATCAAGGGTTTGATGCTTTTATTCCCCTAATTGATTCAGGAATTTCACTTTACGTTTGGACGGCTGCCCGTTTCTTTGCTTCTGTCCTCTTTACTTGCAAAACGTTTGACACGATTCAAGCAGTAGAATACACTCGTAATTTTTTTGCAACGACTGAATTAGAATATCAATCTTTTTAATTTAATTTTTGCAAGAGTCTGGAAGCAGGAATTATTAAAAAATATCGCTTTTTTATTACTTTCAGTAGCTGCCGAAATGAGGATACAAGAATTGGCGACTCAATCGACGGAGCGTTAGGGATTAGTGGTAAAGTGCTAAAGGTGAAAAAGTCAAAACCTTACACGGAGGAAACTATGGCAGATCCAGATCTCTCGAAAGTGATGAAGCAAGAAGTGGGCAAAGCAGCAGCCGATCGCGTGCAATCCAATTCCATTGTCGGCTTAGGAACCGGTTCCACTACAGCCTATGCGATTCAGTATATTGGGGAACGGTTGCAAAAGGGAGAACTGAAAAATATTCAAGGCATTCCCACCTCTTTTCAGGCGGAAGTGTTATCAAAACAGTATGGTATTCCTTTAACTAATTTGGATGCCGTGGATCATATTGATATTGCTATTGATGGGGCTGATGAAGTCGATCCCAACAAGAATTTAATTAAAGGGGGCGGTGCAGCCCATACCCGCGAGAAGGTGGTTGATGCGCTAGCGGATCAGTTTATTGTGGTCGTTGATAGCGGGAAGTTAGTGGATAAACTGGGTTCGACCTTCCTTTTACCAGTAGAAGTGATTCCCATGGCAGTGACGCCAGTAATGCGAAAACTAACCCAGTTGGGAGGAAAGCCCGAGTTACGAATGGGGGTAAAAAAAGCGGGTCCGGTCGTAACCGATCAAGGGAATTTAGTCATTGATGTTAAATTTGAAGAAATTCCAAATCCGGGAAAATTAGAGAGAGAGATTAATAATATTCCCGGCGTATTAGAAAATGGTTTATTTGTTGGTGTAGCCGATCTTGTGTTAGTTGGAGAAATTAAAGGCAATGAAGCCAGTGTTCGTGAATTTTAAGCTTAATTGTTTACTTAAAATCACACTGTAAAAAAGTCATTATAATCTTGATTCAAATTCTTAGAATATCCTGCAATTTTGAATTAGATGCAGTAGGAGATCAAACTCTCCTACTTACTTTCCTTTTATGCTATCAAAATTAATAGCATAAAAGGAAAGTTACTAAACCTCATTTTTTCTCAAAAACACCAATTTAAAGCTTAATTTCAGTTCACTATCTTGAGAGAATAAACTGTCTAAAATATCATCCCTAAAAATGATTTGTGCACTAATCATTTTACCCACTAGGATTCACGAAACTTAAGAGTGAGGCGGTTGCGTTTGACTTAAACTAAGGGTAGAGAGGTAAAGGGAGGGAGCGCAACATGACCCTAACTCCCAACCCAGCCAATGACCCTGCCCATCATTCTCTTGGGTA is part of the Cyanobacteria bacterium GSL.Bin1 genome and encodes:
- a CDS encoding methyltransferase domain-containing protein; its protein translation is MSTTASKINFKTAPGHEVLAKAGKTVLRPGGLEATSQLLEWADFQPGETVLELAASFGKSAIWLAQRYGVRVVGIERNPESVRIAQENIRQAGLEGQVEVREGNIFNLAEITETFDYVFAEAILTMQSASGKAKILAGIEKVLKPGGIFLSHEMIAGGNREEIDRALSQVIRVNAQPLSETEWEQACAEAGLTVQQAKTGEMGLLNPKRVIEDEGLFPALKIAWNVLTQAEIRERVFQMRNTFNQYCDQLGYIAFSAIKE
- a CDS encoding cyclic nucleotide-binding domain-containing protein; the protein is MLATIEQLQQLWILRTLSEENLSQLQAHAEIRTFQKEEMVMIEEDQLPACLFALVEGTLQIQKTATTGKETVVRMIHAGEMFAAPAMFGNQLAPATVVCQEKCVVVMIDKNAIIDAIQETPEIALQILATFNQRLQHLHETVHGLISERATVRLARLILYQAQEYGTRQEKEGEVLNVKLPYYQMARMVGITYEECTRLLKKMETAVSYRRGGRILIHDWELMVAFTHPEEE
- a CDS encoding type II toxin-antitoxin system ParD family antitoxin, which gives rise to MKATVRYSRESGRKLTPELEQIIQQQVDSGCYKSVAEIIYTGVKLLDQVEKIYQGRYEELRQEVLQGIEASNRGEVIDSQVVFPNLQAKLNEQKA
- a CDS encoding DUF1830 domain-containing protein, with protein sequence MAQILDPVPNTPSAPILCCYFNATSSIQVVRITNLENWYFERVVFPGQRLVFEALPEGLLEIHTGMMASAILSDQIPCSRLVVKESEDEAAVVEEKKESEIPAAA
- a CDS encoding insulinase family protein, which produces MQTLKPNSSRQSVQRTTLDNGITLIVIENPTADIIAGRLYFKNAGTRVEPLAQAGVSHLLSTVITKGTADLNATAIAEQVESVGAGLNAESTNDYFALSLKTVSPDFPEILQLLGDMIRAPSLPEAEIELEQALTQQNILAQKEQPFNLAFNQLRAQMYPQHPYGVSVLGTEETVARLTRTDLEHYHQTYFRPDQLVISLAGRITLEQAVTEVTRVFGDWQRPTTPLPKPSLPQLIAQPSEKSLNQNTQQTIIMLGYLTPSIQEADYPTLKLINTYLGNGLSSRLFVELREKQGLAYDVSAFYPTRLEPSHFVTYIGTAPQNVEVALQGLRQEVQRLCEVNLTAEELQASKNKLLGQYALAKQSNGQLAQLFGWYETLNQGIEFDDIFQASVAALSSDQLQTVAQKYLAIEPYISLVGSQ
- a CDS encoding DUF1727 domain-containing protein; its protein translation is MKLLDRARLGLAVAITKIVTALVQKLRLGAGSVLPGEISRRLHPRLLPLLCEQVREGIILIVGTNGKTTTSLLLRSILEVNGAKVTHNATGANLINGLITALLADTNLLGKLNADYAILEVDENIFPLLLNECQPQIILGLNLFRDQLDRYGEVDIISEKWQHAIAPLPQSTVVILNADDPTLCHLGQSLPQTVLFFGLNQPQLYLEEIPHAVDSIYCPVCGASLHYEGVYLSHLGDYHCSSCDFTKAKLDINSQEWGQILVGVYNKYNTLAAVLTAQTLDISPALIKETIQNFRAAFGRAEELTVKGTPIRILLSKNPVGMNETIRTVNEIKAQGQAETVLIVLNDRAPDGTDVSWIWDVDTEKLVAQGGTIVISGDRVYDMALRIQYSKKLLHQSDLRLIIKENLKQAIDTALKETPPHHTLHILPTYSAMLEVRQLLTGRKIQ
- a CDS encoding photosystem II reaction center protein K, producing MQAALLFAKLPEAYSIFDPLVDVLPLIPVFFLLLAFVWQAAVGFK
- the tgt gene encoding tRNA guanosine(34) transglycosylase Tgt is translated as MSFKFRCEHTCPQTQARAGIFETPHGQVETPRFMPVGTVATVKGLTPAQLETAAAQMILANTYHLHLQPGEAIIERAGGLHSFMGWKQPILTDSGGFQVFSLSDLRKINETGVTFRSPRDGRYIDFTPERAIAVQNALGADVIMAFDECPPYPADYEAVQLATERTERWLERCIEAHARPQEQALFGIVQGGIYRDLRTQAAKRLVEFDLPGYAIGGVSVGEPADLIHEIVAVATPLLPWDKPRYLMGVGTYREMVNAIAHGVDLFDCVIPTRLGRHGTALVKGDRWNLKNARFREDFTPLDADCPCYCCQSFSRAYLSHLVRSREMLGYLLLSLHNVTELIRFTQTIRTAILEDRFATEFADWLNDQ
- a CDS encoding adenosylcobinamide-GDP ribazoletransferase codes for the protein MKKFMSFMDELAKSWWGAVVFYTVFPLPRSWSLELGQIARFAPLIGIIIGGLLGIEDWGLSLLNVPILTRSLLVIASGIALTGGLHLDGVIDAADGLAVLDPQRRLEVMKESTTGAFGVIAAIVVVLLKVGALSEITEYRWLMLMLTTGWGRWAQVSAIALYPYLRAEGKGSFHKASFQFPQDILLGWIILVLIAIGGCFLLNLGAIVFLFLGAGTAIPLMVSGWFNYRLGGHTGDSYGAVVEWSEAFYLCVLTVI
- the rpiA gene encoding ribose-5-phosphate isomerase RpiA, which produces MADPDLSKVMKQEVGKAAADRVQSNSIVGLGTGSTTAYAIQYIGERLQKGELKNIQGIPTSFQAEVLSKQYGIPLTNLDAVDHIDIAIDGADEVDPNKNLIKGGGAAHTREKVVDALADQFIVVVDSGKLVDKLGSTFLLPVEVIPMAVTPVMRKLTQLGGKPELRMGVKKAGPVVTDQGNLVIDVKFEEIPNPGKLEREINNIPGVLENGLFVGVADLVLVGEIKGNEASVREF